From the genome of Medicago truncatula cultivar Jemalong A17 chromosome 2, MtrunA17r5.0-ANR, whole genome shotgun sequence:
CTAACATGCCGAGCAGTGATGTCGCAGCTGCTAGCGTACATACTGAAGAGTAAATGAATCTGTTGTGTAGATTTTCACTTATCCTTTAATTTTTTGGATTCGGAGTGGCACGACTTTCCTCTTTCGTTTATTTTTGCTCGTTTATGGAGAGCATGAAGTTCGTTATGTCGAACTAAGCATGTACCTTAGAGCAGGTTGGCTCGGTCGGCCATCTAAGTGTAATACTTTTTGAGTTTTCAACATTCCAAGTTCTTGGAATTGTGCCCTTGTGAAGATCTTCGAGTTCAAAGGCTCCCGTTTCGGCTATGTAGGATCCCTCCCAATTGGCGGAGATTTTTCCCTCTTCGGATGTAGGGTAGGAGACTTAATAGGATTTATATATTTAcgacatataataataattagtaacttgttttacaaaataTGACTATGTAAAATGCCTTTAATAACATGTAATTGTGGAGGAATCATATACCAAGACAATATCAGCCAGCTAAACTAGTTAAGCAATAGACCGATTATGTTTAGTAAATAAGATGTGATCAGCTAAGCATTGACTAAAACTGtttcaatatttaaatattgAGACTAATTAATACTAAACGAGTTTATACCGTtgaaaattaagaaataaaatcatgaatgcAACATGTTTGCATGAAAATCGGGGCTTGCTTTCATCTCTAGTTCCATCAATTTCACTTTTTCTGTctattttcttaatatataattcaacttttttaattgGTGGTAAACGATATGCCCTATCAAACATTTAAACTGAAACAATATGAACATTAATTCGGTAAGACTCTTTGCTACTCATCGCATAAACTCAATATATGAAAAATAGATACATCCTTAGTTTACAGCAACCCAACATTATAGATATATTATACCAAACCAAGTTctgttatttattaaaaaaacacaaaagattCATATAAACTAAGGCTTCAAAAAACATGACAAGTAGTTGTTTTTCATACAGTTTCTTGAACTAAAAGATTATAACAACTGTCTCAACTCTCAAACGATAATTAATAAAGTTCATGTTTGATATCACGATGGATTTGTCATAATTATGGTCCACCGTGCACTAAGGTATAACTGTGAACTGAAAACCAATATCAGAAGAAAATACAAGTCCATCCTaagtttacataaaaaaaaaaacatttgagtGGCTCAAATATCATAGGTTGTATTCAGAATCACTTATATAGTTCTCTTACATTTTGCAAAATCATTTGTGTTGTACTTTAACTATAAATTCAGATAAAAATTATCCACCCTTAAATGGACTTGTCATCTTCAATTATAACAAATTAGATATTAAAAGTtattgcataaattaaattattataggTGTTATTACCAGTATTTTTATGAAACTTTAAATGTAAAAAACAGTAAAACATGGTAGATTTAAGTGATGATGATCATAAATATCGTTGTTGAACTAAATTGTAGGAAGTACTAGTTTGTTAATCAAATTGTACTATTTTATTATCTTTGGTTTGATATAGTGATCtacaaattgaaattgatgttGGTTACCACAATAGGGCTCCTAACCACATGTTTCCCATCCCGCCAAGAGAGGTAACCGAAGGctactttattcttttgtgtCATTCTTGGGCCTTCGATCTTCAACTTGTAGCTTATCTTCTCGTTCTTCTTCTTGAACACCAACTTATTTGGAATAACAGTGACACGGAACCCTTTAATGGGAGTAATGCTAGCAAAATATGTTGTCTTTTTCTCACCAACATTTGTAACTGTTCTGTGAAATTCATTTGTTGTCCTTGAAGAATTACGAGCATTGGAGAAAGCAATAAAAGAAGGGTAGTTAAGATCTAAGGAAGGTTTAGAGCAATCATTGAAAGAAGATCTTGTAATGGCACTgatgtttttttgtgtgaagTTAAGTGCACAAAGAAGATTAATATAATCTTGTACACCGATATCATAAACAAGACCAGGATCAAGTGCTCTATTAGGGTTAATATGACCAGCTCCCAATGCAAAAGGAGTTGCTGCTCTGTTACCATTTCCAATGTCTTTGATATGTTCCTTAGTATTGTCTAATATGTCTGATGTTGTCATAATTGCCGACCTAATAGATGACGGGCTCCAACCATTGTGTGCCCCTTTTAAAAGCGCTGCTACACCTGCAACATGTGGACATGACATAGATGTTCCATCTATCAAATTGAAGTTGTTAAAGACTTCAGTCCCAAAATTGGACACAGGAACGTTTGTGGGCCATGCAGCTAAGATTGATGTACCAGGAGCAGTGATGTCAGGTTTCAACACATATGGACAACTATTTGATGGTCCCCTTGAGCTATAAAAATCCACACTAGGTGTTGATTTAACACCGAAAGCTGTTTTCTTGAAAGACATGTTTGCTATTGAACTAGCGTTAGAGTTATGACTCTTGATGTAAGCTTTCACAATTTCTCCATTTACTGGATTAATAATGATGGATGGGAAACTATTGTCCACATCATTAATATCTaagatatttgatataaaaacaCCTCCAACAACTTTTGCTTTATACACATTAAACATTTGTTCATGAAGAGTTTCATTATTGCCTTCACAAACCACAATCTTTCTCTTCACTGTGTTTAATTCTTTAACATTGTCACACATACCCATAAAAACAATTGGAAAATTGTTAGCAGAGAAGTTTCCTAGATAGAAAGACAAACCAGTGAGTGAGACTCCATTACCAAGTGTAACAGTTCCTAAAAATTCACGATCCAAAGTACCAGCAGCAACAGTTATCACCCATGGTATTCCATTATGAATAGATTTAAACGAGGGTCCATTATTACCTGCAGAAGTAGACACAAAAATACCTTTTTCCATAGCTGCAAATGTCGCAATTGCAACTGGATCTTTATACAAAAGAAGATCATCAGAGCCAAGTGATATTGAAAGAATGTCAACACCGTCAGATATTGCAGCATCAATTGCAGCTATTATATCAGATGAAAGTGCGTCTCCATCTTTTCCCCACGCAGTCTTGTATATAGCTACTCTAGACGATGAAGCTATACCTCTTGCTGTTCCATTTGCATAGCCAAAGAAAGATGCACCATCAACTTTGCTTCCAGCTGCTGTTGTTGAAGTATGTGTCCCGTGACCGTTTGTGTCACGTGTGGAGTTCAAAATTGTTGTACTAATGTTGGAGTGTTTTGCCAAGAAGCCTTTGTTGAAGAACCTAGCTCCAATGAGTTTCTTGTTGCACAAAGATAAATTGATTGACTGGATGTTGGAATTCTCAAATTGACATAATTGGCCTTTCCATTTtgagggtattttagtcattccATCATCTCTAAAACTTTCACTTTCTGGCCAAACACCAGTGTCTATTACACCAACAATGATATCTTTACCAAAATCAGAAGTTGGCCATGCCCCTCTATATGGATTAAGGCCAAGAAATTGAGGTGAGTGTGTTGTGTCAAGCTTCAAGGGTAAATCGGGTATTGAAGAAATGAAACCCGAGAAGGTTTTGAGGGATTCGTGCTCCTCAGGTGATAGGTTTGCACTAAAACCATTCATAACGTTGGTGTACGTATAAAAGATCTTAGATGAGGTAGAATTATTGAGATTATTGTTGGTAGTAGTAACTTGAGCAAGAGTGGATTCATACCAACTATGTTGGTTTGAGAAAGATTTAGGCATATCTGATAAATTCATATGAATAATATAATTATCAGAGAGAGCCAATGTGAAAATCACGTGAAGACTTGTAATATAGGAAAACCATAACCAGAGACAAATATTAGAAGCCATGGTTGAAGGGTATTTTGAATGTGGATGACTATCAAAACATGTGTGTGTTTATATATTACTTTAAATTGACAGAGGCATATATTGACAAgtattgagagagagagagagagagagagagagagagagagagagagagagagagagagagagagatactATTTATTACGAATTGCATACACAAAAAACGAGAATAAAgaaaagtgttattttttgCTACGAAAAATCAACAAATACCAAGTTAGTCTTTGACACAATACAAGGGGTACTAGTGGATGAAATTGCCTAAAAAATAAGCGCTCATCAGTTTCGTGGATTTGAGTTTGGTAAGAATCATCCCAAAAAATCAAGCaatcaattataaataatttaaatagaattacataacaaaattattgtttttcttccAATAtagataattataatttttaagtttttataataaaatttgatttcttttttagttttcttagaaaagattgttttatatttagtaatttttttatatataatacacataaagagtaattaataatgaaaaaaaagttaaatattgaaTATAACTTTTTAAGATTCTCaggaagacttttttttaaaatattccctttttttgcttaaaaaaaattattccctttttcaattatacccctTTTCAAGTCATACACAAAAATACTTCTGTTTTACCTGTCTTTTCTTTATAGGTATCAATcaaggttttttctttttattaaattgtttatttatttttaaagtatgAAGGATGGTTGCATCCCAATGATGTAATCTattgtcttattttttttaaaatatttacaaaaaaatatattaattaccaACTATCAATTAATAACTAGTACTTAGATCGGTGTGAAACACGAGAAGTTAATTATCTTAAATAGAACTTGTAAAATTGCAATatgatatataaaattaaaaagaccaATCCATTTTATCGTTGAAtcaattttgatataaaatacTCAtcagtcaaaaataaaatatttttttataaagaaaaactGAAAAGTATGAGACCAAACATACTAATGTTCGTTATTAAACATAGGCATAAAACgtgtcaaacaaaaataaaatggaggCTTAGCCTTCCTTAAATCAAAACATAACTAATTTAGAACGCGACAGAATCGAACTGAACTGATCAAAGAAAGAAgagtattaaaataaaatgatattggtATGAAATTCAGGGCTTTCCCCCCGACCCACAGGGAAACACcagtaaaaaattgtttttttcaaaacaGCATGTGCAGGGCGCGTGAGCCATAGGAGGGGCGCATGGCTTCAGCCTCAAGTGTggattttgccttttttttctGTCGTTCTTTGAGTGTTTTCCTTCTCCGACTTGTTCTTGGAACTTTGGATAGAATTTTCTCAACTTATAATGTCTTCAAATCCTAATTGAACCTTGATCCTCTTCATTCCATGTCTTACAAAACTTCCATGAGGTGTATTGCTTGCCGAATTGCATGATCTATCAACAAAGACTCAAACACCTATGAAATTGTATGGTTTAGGgaagaaacaaaattacaaGACTCAGTTGAAACAATACAaaatttccattaaaccatGAATAACTTCTCTAAAACTCCTCTACAATTATTCCATTGTCTAATAAACTGACTCGAAGGCATACTtaaaataacgtaagatgacgtGTAATCACAAGTCTCTCATGATCTAAAACAACTAGCTTCCCAAGTGTTGATTGATACGACGATAGCACTGAGAATCTAGAGGGAGAGGGTGTGAATAGATTCACTCTAAAAATTTACGTACGggaacaattttaaaaagttttgccAAACGTTTAACTATCAAAACGGTTACGAGTCTACTAAGAAAATCTCACTAAAACAATGTTCATGATCAACCAATTTTgaacaacatgttcataattGGATTAATATAtcacaatcaaataattcacaatttcattataGATCCGTAAAAGTCTAAAACCAAACCTAAGACTTAAACAACAAATCACTATCAAATGAAAACTAGCAACAATCACATTTGatgaattaattaatacaaCTATTCCTAATACATCAAATGATTAACCAACTTATCAAAAGTcaaattttaacaaattatgAAGGCAATTATTCACTTTGTTAGGTTTTTACATTGTGATTGGCcgcattttgttaaaacaagtGTTCTAGCAAGATGTTGGACTAGATGTCTTGACATGTTGGTACAACATCATAGCGTGTCTTGTTTCACATTCTTGAAAGATTTGTTTTAAGCAAATAGTTCCATTGATCCTTTGATTAATAATTTCCGTTCCTTTGCAACTGCTCAAGAAATATGGAACTATTTGAAGCGTATTTATAATCAAGATAATGCGGCCAAGCGTTTTCAGTTGGAGTTAGAGATAACCAATTACAAACAAGGTAATTTGTCTGTTCAAGAGTTTTATTCTGGTTTTTTGAACTTATGGACAGAACACTCTACTATTATACATGCTGATGTTCCCAAGGCTTCTCTGGCGGTTGTTCAAGAGGTCCACAACACTAGTAGGCGTGATCAATTTCTCATGAAGCTTCGTCCGGAATTTGAGGTAGTTTGAGGTGCTTTGCTGAATAGGAATCATGTTCTTTCTTTGGATACTTGTGTTGGTGAACTTCTTAGGGAGGAACAACGTCTCCTTACTCAAGGAACCATGTCTCATGATGCTTTCATATCTGAACCAATGTCAGTTGCATATGCTGCTCAAAGTAGAGGTAAGGGACGTGATATGCGACAAGTACAATGTTTCACCTGCAAACAATTTGGACATGTTGCACGCAGCTGTACCACTAAGTTTTGCAAATACTACAAACAAAATGTTCATGTTATCTTTGATTGTCCCATCCGTCCTCCACGGCGAACACAATATCCGACACAAGCTTTACATGCTACTACTAGCTCTGCAGCGACTCCTTCAATTACTAGTGCGCATCTGATGGTGCTTCTCTACAGCCTGAAATGATTCAACAAATGGTACTTGCTGCTCTATCATATATGGGAATTCATGTTAAGTCTTCTAATGTTTCTCGTCCATGGTTTCTTGATTCTGGTGCATCCAATCACATGACGGGTTCCTCTGAATACTTGCACAATTTAGCTTCTTATCATGGTAATCAACAAATTCAAATTGCTGATGGAAATAACCTCTCCATCACTGATGTTGGTGACATCAACTCCGATTTTCGTAACGTGCTTGTATCACCCGGACTTGCTTCTAATTTATTGTCGGTTGGTCAATTGGTGGATAACAattgtaatgttaatttttctcGTGCTGGTTGTGTTGTGCAGGAACAGGTGTCGGGGAAGGTGATCGCGAAGGGGCCTAAAGTGGGAAGATTGTTTCCGCTTCAGTTTATTTCTAATCATTTATCTCTTCCTTGTAATAATGTTTTGAATTCTTATGAGGATTGGCATAGAAAATTGGGCCATCCAAACTCTACTGTTTTGTCTCATTTATTTAAAACTGGTTTGTTGGGAAATAAACAAGTCGTTTGTACTGCTTCTATTTCATGTCTAGTTTGCAAATTGGCTAAAAGTAAAACACTTCCTTTTCCGTCAGGTGCTCATCGTGCATCCAATTGTTTTGAGATGATTCATAGTGATGTGTGGGGAATGTCTCCTATAGCTTCTCATGCTCGCTATAAATATTTTGTCACATTTATTGATGATTACAGTCGTTTTACTTGGATATATTTTCTTCGATCTAAGTCTGAGGTGTTTTCTATTGTTATCACGATTtcggggtatcaagtcattaattaggcttgaacctttcaatctttgatattctctattttttcttgggaagggcaaaattgagaaaacccttagaaattctaagttcgggggtcgttttcgttacgggaaggtgttaagcacccgcaacgactatagtactctataggaaccgttttcctagttttatgtctacgctttatttttaatgctatttataaaaaaagaagttgtttatttaggttaagaatgaagggagaaaatgtttgagatttgattttattggacttggagaggttttgacctcttgcctacatacccttttaagggatcaaaattccatgtagttctctttcaaaaatgtttttgtgtgtttgattgattttaagttttggaaaatggttttgaagaagagaaagaggccgtaaaggcatgagagaaaaaatggtgaatagttggttcaattattataaaaaaaaggtctaagttggaattatagttcatttgagtttgattaagaaaataaagggaaaattcaatggagttttgactccaaggtttgtttggaaaaaatttcaagtgatggaatttgcttattttggaaaattgatatttttctaagtatcgcgtttcctaagcatacatctaaagcggtaaacatacaacgtgtgtgcgtgtcggtgcttgtgtcggtgtacatcattagagagtccattgtcctttacatttgccctaatttacattctatggtcttgcaagaaattaaaaggaaatttaaactacctaaaatattacatgacattttaacatagaaattaaaaggtaaaaatgcctaaactatgagaaattgagatgaaatGGTAGAATGCTTATGAGgtgaatgaaacaagaaataaaatggttagtaaaataaggtgtaaaatggtaagaaaagtAAGCAAAAGAATTACGAGTCGAAACGGCAAAAGtgacaacaataaccaaaatgtaaaaaatgcaCATTACttgtaacaaaagaaattaacaaatcacattaaaacagtaaaacaatCACACAACCAGTAGCATATTCAACATGAAATTGCATATCAATCACTCATATCATGTCAAGATCTCATGAACAAATTATGGcaagaaaattcacaagtttaataaaaaaaaaatgaacaaatcaacaagaaaatattacatatatttttatcattttttaaaatgtaaaaacatcacaaaagtattaaaaatacatcaagaaacatataggaatttttaggaattttttgcaagaaaattggacAAGCAGGGGGTTCGGATAGCAAGAAGCAGGGTGCAAATAGcatgaaataagaaaaaaatgcagaaacaaacaaactggaagcccaagcccaaaacccatGGATCCGGAtacacagggagcgttggattgatccaggaagccaaaccctagatctaaaggctcagaatgaagggaaagaaccagaaataaaccggaccggttcagttgtttataaaaaggcttggggaccggtttttttcatttcttcctcttctttctctctcttctctcattctagtgagagaagctctcacttctctcatcctcgccggattctggaaatgaagatgatcttcatcttctccggtgaagcttGCTCaaccggcgtggtggccggccgccccaagggcggcggcggcgccgccggagttgagcaaGTTTCTCCGATTTcgaaaatttttacatttttggatatccttttttgttctGAACACGAATCTGGCACTGGATTTTGCATGCAAAGCTCGAAGCAACGTGGATCTGAAAATCTTTCTTGCGGTTTTcgaaaattcttttaagggtttttttttagtttttttgaaagaaactctttgaaacttgggagatctacattgattcgttCTTGTTATTGTTCTTGAGAAAGGAAAATGAAGATTCAAGTGTTACCTGTGATTTAAACGGAGATTTCGAAcgaaaatcttcggaaaacttcgatcTGATTTGTTTCGTTGATTTCGTTattgaatccgaaaataaatcggttcttctccttcttcacTGGTACCGATtcaattcttcttcatcttttctctaTTCTCTCAAACTTCAAGtcttcttcgtgatcgtgcttgagtccgtcaCCAACAGTGATGGATTCGCACTTGTATTGCGAAGGAgccgattcaatgatgaagattcagtgttgaatctctgagaattgtgACGAATTTGCTTGAATTCTGTGTTGATTTTCGGTTCTGGAAAGTTAGGGTTTttgtgaatgttcttgatgattttctgttttgatctaactgaatggagagagaaactgtgattctgtttttggtgatgtgtcacTGATTCTGTGGATCTCTGCAGATTTGTGCAGtgaatgcaccttttataggctgccatgtgtgattctggaccaatgaaatggtgacatctgtttttggacttagggacctttctgcaaaataagaaaattgaaggactggactgcaattaagaaaaaggacctaaaaatgcaattttaaaaaagtattggactaaaaatgcaattttagaaactgtttcagggactaaaatgcaataaaaataaaattggactaaaattggacaaaacgtaaagtgaaaccacaaataaaatcaacaaaaaggactaaaatgaaccaattacaaaaatgaggtattttaaaatacctctctgccgaaattttgacagaaaaagacaaaaattcccctagggactaaactgactcaaactgactcagatgcaatttttgaaatgattttagacagagattcaacaatgatttgtacagacaagttaaaaagactcagagacagacacagggactaaaatgggttccaatgcaggaaatgaccaaaatacccttttttgtatgattttttgaaataaaatgcaagaaaagtaatgcaatgattcagagagttttcaaatgacttgtaatgcaaaaAAGATactttggatagttttatgcaagaaaatcatgattgaacacacttcgagacagagacagtaaaatatgcagatgaaaagagagtaaaggttcagagtaaaacaacagtaaattgacaaatatcagtgttagaaaagaaatttgaacgagtatttttaggtccaaaatcagggtataacagctgcccatatttaagtttctttgtccggagggtcaagagacggagtctttggcttgacgggacgaagacacttaaatatcaacatttgcactgttttttggacgtaaaaatacgcttacacattttcaaatatcatgaatgccatgcaacatttggattatgaatgcaagacaaacaagagttggaactaacaaaagatgtcatATCCATTGCGGGACTGATAGACATcgacaagataacagataacaagGTGGACAGGAAACTAGAAGCGAactgacgggtacaagctgctcttggattgagatgggcacttgaccgggaataaaggcagacagacaggtgcgagttgttcttggattcgaactagtcactcgaccggggacacGGAAAAGTAGaaaggtacgagttgttcttggattcgaactggtcactcaaccgaaagcaaaggcaaatagacaggtgcgagcttgttcttggattcaaactggttactccactggagacataaacaaacagacaggtgcaagctgctcttggattcaaactagccacttgaccgaacagaaacaaatagacaggtacaagctgttcttggacttgaactagccacttgaccaaacagaaacaaattcgCTGGGGATTAgcttttgacaaaatatagattgaaactgacttgacgtcgatttgatttgaaaggtagaaattgaccaatatcattggctcacaagattttgacagagaacctgacatgagtattgattTGAGACTGATGCtgatattggaaatgcaatatgtatggatgatataacagtttcattaaatgtatgggcacgtaatatgcatgattatgcatgtatgaatgcttgtaatgcatgactgttggcagtttgtagacacagtttcgcagagacagacaagacattggagtattgggcacgtagtggctcgtgcaatattacacattcctggaaatcctctttggagataacgccgttgggagacgtatcggaaccatggctgagggcaggtagctatgcaacttgctggggatagaatctcggaaggctctactggggataatgccgtcattgctgggcatttcagtgctgggtgtactgtggatgtcgcatctgtggtcaatgctttttgcatgtcattttctcaatttttattttttgttgcatcccatttttgcttggatcgccctttcgggtttttgatccaccggggaaataaattcttttcatcgccccatttttgcctgaactgccctttcgggttgtcaatccagtggggtgctcatttttgcctaagtcgccctttcgggttttcaacttagcaagcccattcattttcatgcattttcattcttgccattgaccacagactatcctggggaagaacctgcttgtaacacatattgaaatagacatcaacatacactcgctcatgcatgtttcgtttgaatgtaccttgttgctcaggtttgctttcaaaatagacaaaaaactttttcaattttcaagatgtttgtttcaagcatttgtcattatcaaaatagaaagaaaatgttttttgtacatagctttgaaagtaggaAGAtagtagag
Proteins encoded in this window:
- the LOC11412682 gene encoding subtilisin-like protease SBT1.9, yielding MASNICLWLWFSYITSLHVIFTLALSDNYIIHMNLSDMPKSFSNQHSWYESTLAQVTTTNNNLNNSTSSKIFYTYTNVMNGFSANLSPEEHESLKTFSGFISSIPDLPLKLDTTHSPQFLGLNPYRGAWPTSDFGKDIIVGVIDTGVWPESESFRDDGMTKIPSKWKGQLCQFENSNIQSINLSLCNKKLIGARFFNKGFLAKHSNISTTILNSTRDTNGHGTHTSTTAAGSKVDGASFFGYANGTARGIASSSRVAIYKTAWGKDGDALSSDIIAAIDAAISDGVDILSISLGSDDLLLYKDPVAIATFAAMEKGIFVSTSAGNNGPSFKSIHNGIPWVITVAAGTLDREFLGTVTLGNGVSLTGLSFYLGNFSANNFPIVFMGMCDNVKELNTVKRKIVVCEGNNETLHEQMFNVYKAKVVGGVFISNILDINDVDNSFPSIIINPVNGEIVKAYIKSHNSNASSIANMSFKKTAFGVKSTPSVDFYSSRGPSNSCPYVLKPDITAPGTSILAAWPTNVPVSNFGTEVFNNFNLIDGTSMSCPHVAGVAALLKGAHNGWSPSSIRSAIMTTSDILDNTKEHIKDIGNGNRAATPFALGAGHINPNRALDPGLVYDIGVQDYINLLCALNFTQKNISAITRSSFNDCSKPSLDLNYPSFIAFSNARNSSRTTNEFHRTVTNVGEKKTTYFASITPIKGFRVTVIPNKLVFKKKNEKISYKLKIEGPRMTQKNKVAFGYLSWRDGKHVVRSPIVVTNINFNL